One stretch of Agelaius phoeniceus isolate bAgePho1 chromosome W unlocalized genomic scaffold, bAgePho1.hap1 SUPER_W_unloc_2, whole genome shotgun sequence DNA includes these proteins:
- the LOC143692558 gene encoding olfactory receptor 14A16-like, whose translation MSNSSSIRHFLLLALADTRQLQLLHFCLLLGISLAALLGNGLIISAVACGHHLHMPMFFFLLNLALADLGSICTTVPKAMHNSLWDTSNISYTGCAAQLFFFVFFLSAELSLLTVMCYDRYVSICKPLHYGTLLGSRACAHMAAAAWASAFLYSLLHTANTFSLPLCHGNALDQFFCEIPQILKLSCSHSYIRELGLIVGSLCIAFGCFVFIVFSYVQIFRAVLRIPSEQGWHKAFSTCLPHLAVVSLYISTGIFAHLKPLSISSPSLDLMVSVLYSVVPPTLNPLIYSLRNQELKAAVWRLMTGKFQKH comes from the coding sequence atgtccaacagcagctccatcaggcacttcctcctgctggcattggcagacacgcggcagctgcagctcctgcacttctgcctcttgctgggcatctccctggctgccctcctgggcaacggcctcatcatcagcgccgtagcctgcggccaccacctgcacatgcccatgttcttcttcctgctcaacctggccctcgctgacctgggctccatctgcaccactgtccccaaagccatgcacaattccctctgggacaccagcaacatctcctacactggatgtgctgctcagctctttttctttgtgttcttcctgtcagcagagctttccctcctgaccgtgatgtgctacgaccgctacgtgtccatctgcaaacccctgcactacgggaccctcctgggcagcagagcttgtgcccacatggcagcagctgcctgggccagtgcctttctctattcattgctgcacacggccaatacattttccctgcccctgtgccatggcaatgccctggaccagttcttctgtgaaatcccacagatccttaagctctcctgctcacattCCTACATCAGGGAACTTGGTCTTATTGTGGGTAGTCTTTGTATAGCTTTTGGCTgctttgtgttcattgttttctcctatgttcagatcttcagggctgtgctgaggatcccctctgagcagggatggcacaaagccttttccacctgcctccctcacctggctgtggtgtcCTTGTATATCAGCACTGGCatatttgctcacctgaagcccctCTCCATCTCATCCCCATCCCTAGATCTGATGGtatcagttctgtactcggtggtgcctccaaccctgaaccccctcatctacagcctgaggaaccaggagctcaaggctgccgtgtggagactgatgactggaaaatttcagaagcattaa